The genomic segment TTTTCAGGCTATGATATGGATTCATTTCACCATGAGGGGTCTTCCTCTACTAAACACATAATTCCACACGGTGGCAAAGGTGAAACATTCCGTGATTTCACTGGAAGCCAGCAGGAAGCCACTGTCCAGGTGGAGTCTGCTCTTTCCAGAAGAACATTACCATGCACCAGCCAGCCAGAGGGATCTCAATTGACAGGGTCTGTAGTCGAAAGCTCTCTAGAACACACCTTTCCcaggaaaacaaggacatttgtttACTGTGTCCAAAATCCACTTCTGTCAGTGCAAGAGAAATATGTTACTCAGATGTTACCTGCATCACCTGGAACTGCTCCCAGAGGTAAGATTGTAATGCTGTTTTTTAATCTCATTCCATTTATTGTATTGATTTCTTTCATTCAATGAAACGATTTCActgatatatatttatatatattgatACATATGCTTTTATTCTCTTCCATCATGTTAGGTGAAAATCAGAACATGAAACAAAGTAAAACCATACCAGATGAAGCTGAGGTTAATAATCTTAACAAAACTGCCTTGGATGGGAAAAAGCCGCTAGTTCAGAAAAGTGCAGCTGAAGAAAATATTGTTTCACAAGCACCAAGCAAAGACCCTGATCTTGATATGTCACAGCTTTGCAGGGTATTTGCACAAGATTTTAGCCAAGTAATTGACTACAGTCAACCATGCAGCAAAAGAGCAGATGCTATTAAAAATGGCTTCTCTGCATCAGCTTGTCTCTCAGCAATGAGACTAAGGAACAGAAAACTGTTGAATAGACTAGAATGGGGTCAGGAACCTGAACATTTTAACTCTGGCATCAGTGATGAAATGCATATTCCTGGTTCTCAGTTTAGCAACTCTGCAAACACATCTAGAATGAAGAGTACAGTGTGTGATAGCGGCTTCCCCCCCTCCACCCTTTCTGATGTCACACAAACAGAATCATCCAACGTTCACCCTAGCTCTGAAAAAAGTTATGGAAATCAATCATCTAGAGGGTTTAAAACGGGTAACAACTGGATTATCTCTTTGCCTCCAGAAGCAATCAAGAAAGCAAAAGCATCATTAGAttacttaattgaggaaaatatgACTGATGTTGTTACTGCTGCCAGTGAAGTGAaacctgtgttgtcatgtgtgaCAGGAAGCCGACTGTCCACAGAAGTGAAGTTCATTAGTCCACTCAACATTGCCAAAAGGTCAAAGCAAACCAGCGTAAAATTGAATGGTCAAGTTCATGTTCCGACCCATCAGAGCATCAATGTTTCGGTTTCCTCACACCCTGGGTCTGGTTTCAAAATGGCCTCCAATAAGAAGATACATTTTTTTTCAGCAAATCTGGAGAAAGACGAGGATCTGTTTAAGGAGATTGAGGATGAAATACCTGCAGTCAATATTCCTGAGATAAGCCTTCCTGAGGAAGGTAACATGTCATGTGGATTGGAGCTTGTTGATGGATCTCATTTACCACCTCTACCCTATACACGCCAGAGGTCTGTTAATAGCCAAGGTCCATTGACAGCCTCACAGAGAGCTGATGTTTCAGAATTGTGCAGTCTCTTAGAAGCTGCAGACAGCCAATTTGAGTTCACACAGTTTAAACCAGCAAAGCTGAACTTCTATGTTCCAGATGGTAGCCCCCCTCGTCAATCTGAGAAAGAGTTAGATCCCGACTTTCTCACAGGCATAGATTTCGATGACAGTTTCAACTCTGATGTTGAGAAGCAATCTGTAAAGATGGTCACCCCTGACAAAAAGACAACTATTTCTCATTGCAAGGAAATTTGCCAAGTAACCACCAAAATTAAATCTAGTGGGGCATCATCCAGCAATTCAACAGAGAAATCCAAAGAACATGTTATCCACAGAAGAGTACTTTACATTCCCAGTTATAGCTCTGAAAACATAGCTGACCATTCCTTTGGTTTGTTGACAAAATCCACAAACAAGAACCATTTACTCGATATGGATACGAACACCAGTGGAATGGAGTGTGAACGCAAAAATCTCCCCAAGTTGGATGTGGGTTTTAAAACTGCTGGTGGAAATGCTATGATAGTTTCAGAGAAGTGTCTGAGCAAAGCAAGGGCCTTGTTTGCAGATTTTGAGGAAAAAAACTGTGCACCCAAGTGTGCAGTAAAAAATACAGAACAAGTTGAAATTTCACCTGTTCAATATAGAGGCGAAGTTGACACAAATGTTTATTCAAATGTGACACATTTTCATGGCCCTGAAAAGAAAGTAGATCTGAAGGAACTACATGATGAATACATTGACAAGATTAAAGTGGACTTtacacattctcacacacatgGGGATGGTGGTTTCCAGACAGCCAGTGGTAAAGGAGTGACCATCTCGGCAAAGGCCCTTCAAAAAACCAATGCAGTCTTCAAAGACTGTGACGCTAAGGAAAGTTCAGgttgtgcatcaaagctgagcaAAACAAGTGTTGTATCAGAGACTGGCAGCAATAATTTTGAGAGAAACAATTGTGGCTTCAGCACTGCTCGAGGGAAGAGACTTGATGTTCCTGCAAAATCTCTACTGACTCTCCTGAATGACTGTGATGAATTGGAAAATTCTAAGCCAGGGAAAATCCCCAGCTTGAATGCAAAGATACCAAGTCAGAATATTCAGCAGAAAAGTGACTGTGATTTTAAGAAACCCAGTATTAAAGCAGCCTCCATATCAGCAAGGATCCCTTTTACAGCAAAAACTCAATTTGATAGTGGCATGTCACATGATGTTCTAGGGGCAAAGAGCAAAATGCTTGAACCAGAAAATTCTCAAACCCATGCTAAAGATCCTTTGAAAAATGGATGTGGGTTCAGCACTGCCAGTGGTAAAATAGTGTCTGTGTCAGAAGGGGCGCTATTGAAAGCACAGGCTCTTTTGAGTGAATGTAATGTAGATGGAGAGGAACTTTCTAAATCAAAGAAAAAGATCAGAGTAGATCTTCATAACCCAACACAGAAGCACAGTGGATTTAAGACTGCTGGTGTCAAAGAAGTTACCGTATCACCTAAGGCCCATAAGCAAGCACAGGCTCTTTTCAACAACTGTGATTTCAATATGGACAGCTTAATCAGTGCTGAAGCAAAGCAAGGGAATATAGATGTAAAGTCTGCTGATGGTCTGATGAACAATCCAGGGAAAAGCTATTGTGCCTTCATGACAGCTGGTGGAGAGAATGTGCATGTATCTGAAAAAGGTATTTTGAAGGCGAAGAGCATTCTGAATGAAAACCTTGATAACTGCACAGACTCAAATGCCATTGAGGAGGCTTGGTTTTCAGATGGTAGATTTTTGTTACTCACTGAAGATGGTACAGGTGTCAAAAAAGGAGCAAGGAACAAATCACATTATTCTGACCTCAACGGGGATGAAAAGAGCTGTGATTTCAGCACTGCCGGTGGGAAGACTGTGCATATGTCCGATGGAGCACTCCAGAAAGCAAAGTCTATTCTGAACGAATGTGATGTAATTGAAAATCCACAACCTGAGAATGGCCACAACGTGCATCTGGAAAAGATTCCAACAAAGGAAATGCATGAAATCTCTCATGGTAGTGCAGCCAGTGGGAAAGGGGTGTTTATTTCAGAAAAGGCTCTTCAGCATGTGAAGTCTGTGTACGTTCTGGGTGAGACTGGTAATGTAAAATATTCAGTTGGCAGTAATCCAGTCGGAAGCCATTTTGGTTTTAGCACAGCCAGTAGTAAAGGACTGTCTGTTTCAGAGAAGGCACTTCAAGAAGCGTCTGATACCCTTGCCAGGGATACTGACCCTCACAAAAGATCTGAAGAAAATAGGCCACTGAAGGTCCCTTCTCCCCATATTAATGTTCAGTGTGTGCCGGTCAAAGCAGTTCGACTGGAGGACCGCGAAGTGATCCAGACCATTGTTGGAATGGAATGTAGTAAGTCTTCGTCTGTAGAATGTCAAGCGGAGTCTTCCTTGTTAAATTTTGAATCCCTTGGATTCAGTGGCTGCTCTGTGACCCAGAGGAGGTACTTTGCCCAGGAGGCCATGGATTGTACCAAGGCTCTTTTAGAGGACGAAGACTTGACCGATCATTGTCCTGGAACACCAATCCAAGCTAAACCCATGTCCTGCAAGGGGAGTTTTGAGATGAGAAGTGGAATTTGGAAAAGGTCGGCAGAGGATTTAGGGATGACAGGTAAgatatacagtagcagtcaaaagtttggaaacacttactcattcaagggttagtttatttattttttaaattacattgtagaataatagtgactacatcaaaactatgaaataccacatggaatcatgtagtaactaaaaaaagtgttcattaaatcaaaatatattttagatactTAAGTCGGGTttgttccttgtcaatcattggctCATTTGTGAAATTAGCCTTCAGACTATCTTTAATTAAATCATTCTAaaacctttattaatgcaattgcagacatAAGTTGACAACAGGAACATAGCATGCATGTTTCCGAGTAAGTTCTGCAAAATAGAAAGGGGTCCGAGTTTTATTATTCCTACAGTCATATATCTTAGTGATGTCACTGCCTACGTCATTACCTTCTACTCATGAAACCAAAACCATGCCTACACAGCTATATAAACAAGTTTTAGTGTTATCTAAAAGCTCCGCAGTAAATGTCCACTCCCCAAGTTGATTTATAGTGGAATGTCTGACTAGTCGCTTATCTCTTAACCTGTTATGGAATAGGAGACGGTTGCGTCCCACTTAAAAAAAGAAATGGGAgaatgcagcgcggcaaattcaaaaaatgatataaaaatcaCATGTAACATACTCAactaaagctacactcgttgtgaatccagccaacatgtcagattttaaaaatgctttttggcgaaagcataagaGGCTATTATCACAATGTCAAccaagagagtagcatatttcaaccctgcaggcgctacacaacgctgaaataaaatacaaaacatgcattacctttgacgagcttcttttgttggcactccactatgtcccataaacatcacaattggacctttttgttcgattaattccatctatatatatccaaatgtccatttatttgacgcgtttgatccaggaaaaaactttgccaaaatatttgaaactacttttgtaatacaactttaggtatttttaaacgttaataatcgatcaaattgtagactgCGCAATCTGTTTTCAATACAGGAAGTAAACAAACCATGCTCCTTTTTACGTCTTACGCAACTCTCGATAGTGTAACGTTGATGTGCttcttcttcattgcacaaatgaataaccttaaccaaattccaaagactggtgacctccagtggaagcggtaggaactgaaaacaggttcctaagaaatatcccATAGCAATGACAACTCAGTGAACAGTCAGAGGcagcaaaaaaaaaatctgaacagtcctcggggttttgcctgctacataagttctgttatactcacagacatgattcaaacaggtttagaaacttcagtgttttctatccacatctactaataatatacatatcttatattcttggcatgagtagcaggaagttgaaattgggcacgctatttatccaaaagtgaaaatgctgccccctataccttaacaACTCCCCTGCAGCGTTCTGTCTCAGTCTCGCATTTCTCAGACAGTTTCTTAATAAGTGGCAGAGATTAGAAAAGCTTGTGGATCAATATTAAACCTTTATAATGAATATATATAAAATCTGTAGTCTAGGACCCTATAAATGTAAGGAGGGAGAGGTCTTATAACccctccccttctattaatacaacacaagcataatcaattattataataGATCAAACATTTGGTACAGCCCCTATCATGTTCCCAAGGTGAACCCGACAgtagccaccccttgccttgatgacagctttgcacactcttggcattctcacaaccagcttcacctggaatgcttttccaacaatcttgaaagagttcccacgtGCTGAGCTCTTGTTAGCTGcttgtccttcactctgcggtccaactcatcccaaaccatctcaattgggttgaaattgggtgattgtggagatcaggtcatctgatgcagcatttcatcactctccttcttggtcaaatagcccttacacagcctggaggtgtgttgggtccttgtcctgttgaaaaacaaatgatagtcccactaagcgcaaaccagatgggatggtctatcactgcagaatgctgtggtagccatgcttattaagtgttccttgaattctaaataaatcactgcccgtgtcaccagcaaaacaccatcacaccaccacctccatgcttcacggtgtgaACCAAACGTGCGGAGATCATCGGTTCACCTACTcggcgtctcacaaagacacggtgattggaaccaaacatctcaaatttggactcctctgaccaaaggacagatttccactggtctgtcttgctcgtgtttcttggcccaagcaagtctctcctTATTATttttgtcctttagtagtggtttctttgcagcgattcaaccatgaaggcctgaccaacgcagtcttctctgaacagttgatgttgtctctgttacttaaactctgaagcatttatttgggctgcaatttctgaggctggtaacactATTGAACTTATCCTGTGCAGCAGAGtttgggtcttccattcctgtggcggtcctcatgagagccagtttcatcatagtggtTGATGGgtgtttgcgactgcactttcaaagttcttgaaattttccgtatagactgaccttcatgtcttaaagtaatgatggactgtcgtttctgtttgcttatttgagctgttcttgccataatatggacttggtcttttaccaagtagggctattttctgtataccacctctagcttgtcacaacccaactgattggctcaaacgcattaagaaaacaaattccacaaatttacttttatcaaggcacacctgttaattgaaatgcattccatgtgactacctcgtgaagctgtttgagagaatgccaagagtgcaatgctatcaaggcaaagggtggctattttgaagaattcgaaatatttggatttgtttaacacttttttttgtttaccacatgattccatatttgttatttcatagttaggATGTcatctattattctacaatgtaaactAAAAACCCTTGCATGCGTAGGTGTCAACTTTTaactgggactgtgtgtgtgtgtgtgtgtgtgtgtgtacactgtgtaTCTATCAGATCTAAAATAACAAATGTGATCAGATATTGTAATTGGGAGGAGCCTAGAGGAGTATTGTTAGACATAACTTTTTACTTGCATATATATACAGGTTTGTGTGTTTACCAATCTAATATTGTTTTGAAGAAAATTATTTACAGCATTGTTCTTTATGTGATATTATATTCAATAGACCAGCCTCCTCTGAAAAGAAAACTCTTGACCAAATTCGACAGAACTGTGGATTGTATTCGACGGTCAAAACTCACTCCAGCTAAAAGCAGTTCAGATGGTAAGACAGTTGACCTTTTCTAAGTAACGAATTATCAAGTAACACAATTCCCTGTACAATGAAAATGAACATTGACAAGATGGTTCATCAATGCATATTTGATTGTTTCAGGTACATTTAAAGACAGGAGAGTCTTCAAATATAATGTGGCTCTTCAACCTAATGTCACAAGGCCATATCGGTAGGTAATCAATTTTAAACAAAGGTATTTCTGAACTAGAGTACAGTAcctgtgtgtatttgttgttttcACGTAGTTCAAACAACATATGTATTTTGAAATTATTTATCAAATAAAATGCATTCATTCATTCACCTAGCATGAAATCTGTGTCATATTCTCATCACCTATGTTTGCCTTTCCAGCGCTAATCAGAGATGTGTAGACACAAGGCTGAATAAGCCCGAGCCACAGAAGACAACGTCAGATCCAACTGCCAAAGACCGTAAACCAGTTAGCTCCAAGACAGCTGTATTTGTCCCCCCATTCCGGAAGAATGTCAAGCTTGAGTCACTGGGGAGCAGTGGTCTTCAGGACAAGACTAGAGCGCCTGGTGTGTTTGTTTCCCCGTTTCGAAAAAACAACCGCTTAACCAGGGAGGGTTCCTTTAAGCCTTCAGAAGATAATTATTCTCCCTTCATCTCTGAAATGCCTACCAAGACCACATCTGTTCCACTTCCTAAGTACAACCCCATCACTGACACTGGTAGTGATAACGCAAAGGAGTCCATTAAGGACCCACAAAATATTGACAAAACGGACCGAGGTGATGATTGTGGCCATTGCCTTCCTGTCACCCTAGGAGGAGAGGATGCCACTGCAGAGGAGTCTATTGCAGGTCAGCTAGCCCCTGATGCCACCGGTACCCTTCTAGACGTTGTTTATGGTACAAATATAATAATTTATCTTGCCTTTTTATCATCTTTGGGATATTGTAAACAATATTATTAGTTTCAACATGGTGTGACAACACGTGAAAAATTATGCTGATCAATTTACTGGCTTGGGACTAAATGTGTGTACTGAATCAGAACATGTATTTATCCGAAAGTAATTAACAAGAAGGCATTTGAATCGGGACTGATAAATTGTAACCGATGTGCACTTATCAGGAGTCGACTTAATGTCaaaaaataatgtgtgtgtgttcagatgcaGAGTGCTTGCAGCTTGCCCGAGACATGCAGGACATGAGGATAAGGAAGAAGAAGCGGCAGACCATTAGACCTCTCCCTGGCAGCCTGTACCTGGCCAAGACATCTGGGGTGGCCAGGCTGAACCTCAGGGAGGCTGTTGGAGGTTGGCACcctgtacaacacacacacaaacaggtactGTAACTAACACACGCAAACATACTTTTTTTTGCCACTCTATGTGAACCCGTTGGAATGATCTGGATTTCTGCGtaaattggtcataacattttgatctgatcttcatctaagtcacaacagacaaacagtcttcttaaactaataacacacaaattattgtgtTTGTTTCTTGTCtttattgaatacataatttaaacattcacagtggaggttggggaaagtatgtgaaccctcaggctaatgacttctccaaaagctaattggagtcaggagtccgctaacctggagtccaatcattgagacgagattggagatgttggttagagctgccctgccctattaAAAAAACACTCAAAACATTTGTTTGCTATTCACAGAAAGCATtacctgatgtgaaccatgcctcgacaAAACCGATATCAGAAGACCCAAGATTAAGAATTTtggacttgcataaagctggaaacggttacaaaagtatctctaacagccttgatgttcatcagtccatggtATGACGAATTGTCTAGCACTCTTGCTACTCTCcataggagtggccgtcctgcaaagatgactgcaagaggactgcgcagaatgctcaatgagaaTAAgaagtgtcagctaaagacttccagagatttctgtaacatgctaacatctcttttgacgagtctacgatacgtaaaaaacactaaacaagaatggtgttcattggAGGACACAAcataagaagccactgctgtccaaaaaaaaacattgctacatgtctgaagttcgcaaaagatcATTCTGTGAACAGATGAAACTACATTTGAgtttgtttggaaggaacacacaacactgtgtggagaATAAAAGgtacagcacaccaacatcaaagtctcatcccaactgtaaagtatagtGAAGTGAGCAACATGGTTTGGAGCTGCTTTGCTggctcagggcctggacagcttgctatcataaacttgggaattaatttttcTGTTGaccaagacattttgcaggagaatgttggGCTATCTGTCCTCCAGTTGAAGCTCAACAGATGTTGGGTGactcaacaggacaacgacccaaaaacagaagtaaatcaacaacagaatggcttcaacagaagaaaatatgccttctggagtggcccagtctgagtcctgacctcaacctgattgagatgctggggcatgacctcgagagcagttcacaccagacatcagaAGAAtgttgctgaactgaaacagttttgtaaagaggaatggtccaaaattcctcctgaccgtgtAGGTCTGATCCGCaattacagaaaacatttggttgaggttattgctgccaaagaagggtcaaccagttattaaatccaatggttcacatactttttccacccagcactgtgaatgtttacacattgtgttcaataaagacataaacacatataattgtatgtgttattagtttaagcagactgtttgtctattgttttgATGAAGATCAGATTCAATTGTATGACCAATTGATGCAGAAGTCCAGGTAATTCAttagggttcacatactttttcttgccactgtaacacacacaaacagatattgtaacctacacatacaaacatactgaaacacacagacaaacaggtaGTGGAACACAGACTGACAAACGGGTGttggaagacacacacacacacacagactgatactgtaaAAACAGACCGATAAACACACTGGATTGGTAGAGGTGGAACAGGGCTTTTGATGTCTGATTTAGAATATGAACAATGGTGAGTGGCTGGGGGCTTGTCTGTTGAACTTGATAAgtgtgtttttttggggggggggggtaatgaCTGATGTCTAATCCTCATTGTGGATATTACTCAGCTGTATGGCTATGGAGTGCACCGGCATGTTTGGGATATCAGCAGTGAGAGTGCTGAGGCGTTCCGCTTTGTTTGCCGACACTTCTTCAGACGCGAGGCGTTTGTAGAGGGGTGCATTCAGCTGGCCGACGGGGGTTGGCTCATTCCTCGCAACGATGGAACTGCAGGGAAACATGAGTTCCACAGGTACGGTTTTATTGATTGTTTGGGACAGGTAGCATTCGTTCCAACTGATGAAGTTGTTAATTTTCAACTTTGCTATGTATTCCCTTGAACATATTTATTATTAATTTGGATTAATGTATGTATGTAACAGGTATACTGATGCTCCATCTACCGCTATATCGAAATAGTTTTTAGAAACaaatttaaatacatttgtaCTTAAATAACTAGTTAATCAACTTGAATAAATATTTGGTTTATAGGTTACATCACTGATGCTGCAGTTAACACTACATCGCAATACTTTGAT from the Oncorhynchus keta strain PuntledgeMale-10-30-2019 chromosome 33, Oket_V2, whole genome shotgun sequence genome contains:
- the brca2 gene encoding breast cancer type 2 susceptibility protein isoform X1, encoding MDIRRNMFDAFKDQIWEDLGPLNPNWFEELTAKASSRDWGDTEKDNPSTAISCGQDGSFKTPLGKCPLDGDMFSTPKIFRQRRPQSPETLIEDAVFFPDQGTSATEKMDTSPCLFGKSIDSGTPSKSYRTRLHGDSFGLLDTPKHSTQAHSTKRISESLGAQLDPDMSWTSSLNTPVMSPTIILTKSEEHSLMCPVRIATEEQVMFVRKLFPSAKESRSTMLSPEQNDRPLCQHNGLDSHLPGVIDISPGFQDTLPGDSGSHWKQTLPDAIEDGEISSTMTGVVDGAEDVISIFFSNKTLALQQVKTNERIKRKPSGATKEHVPTSTTEHDKVSSERAEEYQHTRETSEPLESRTDMKSGDLVTSQWTLINVPDFSGYDMDSFHHEGSSSTKHIIPHGGKGETFRDFTGSQQEATVQVESALSRRTLPCTSQPEGSQLTGSVVESSLEHTFPRKTRTFVYCVQNPLLSVQEKYVTQMLPASPGTAPRGENQNMKQSKTIPDEAEVNNLNKTALDGKKPLVQKSAAEENIVSQAPSKDPDLDMSQLCRVFAQDFSQVIDYSQPCSKRADAIKNGFSASACLSAMRLRNRKLLNRLEWGQEPEHFNSGISDEMHIPGSQFSNSANTSRMKSTVCDSGFPPSTLSDVTQTESSNVHPSSEKSYGNQSSRGFKTGNNWIISLPPEAIKKAKASLDYLIEENMTDVVTAASEVKPVLSCVTGSRLSTEVKFISPLNIAKRSKQTSVKLNGQVHVPTHQSINVSVSSHPGSGFKMASNKKIHFFSANLEKDEDLFKEIEDEIPAVNIPEISLPEEGNMSCGLELVDGSHLPPLPYTRQRSVNSQGPLTASQRADVSELCSLLEAADSQFEFTQFKPAKLNFYVPDGSPPRQSEKELDPDFLTGIDFDDSFNSDVEKQSVKMVTPDKKTTISHCKEICQVTTKIKSSGASSSNSTEKSKEHVIHRRVLYIPSYSSENIADHSFGLLTKSTNKNHLLDMDTNTSGMECERKNLPKLDVGFKTAGGNAMIVSEKCLSKARALFADFEEKNCAPKCAVKNTEQVEISPVQYRGEVDTNVYSNVTHFHGPEKKVDLKELHDEYIDKIKVDFTHSHTHGDGGFQTASGKGVTISAKALQKTNAVFKDCDAKESSGCASKLSKTSVVSETGSNNFERNNCGFSTARGKRLDVPAKSLLTLLNDCDELENSKPGKIPSLNAKIPSQNIQQKSDCDFKKPSIKAASISARIPFTAKTQFDSGMSHDVLGAKSKMLEPENSQTHAKDPLKNGCGFSTASGKIVSVSEGALLKAQALLSECNVDGEELSKSKKKIRVDLHNPTQKHSGFKTAGVKEVTVSPKAHKQAQALFNNCDFNMDSLISAEAKQGNIDVKSADGLMNNPGKSYCAFMTAGGENVHVSEKGILKAKSILNENLDNCTDSNAIEEAWFSDGRFLLLTEDGTGVKKGARNKSHYSDLNGDEKSCDFSTAGGKTVHMSDGALQKAKSILNECDVIENPQPENGHNVHLEKIPTKEMHEISHGSAASGKGVFISEKALQHVKSVYVLGETGNVKYSVGSNPVGSHFGFSTASSKGLSVSEKALQEASDTLARDTDPHKRSEENRPLKVPSPHINVQCVPVKAVRLEDREVIQTIVGMECSKSSSVECQAESSLLNFESLGFSGCSVTQRRYFAQEAMDCTKALLEDEDLTDHCPGTPIQAKPMSCKGSFEMRSGIWKRSAEDLGMTDQPPLKRKLLTKFDRTVDCIRRSKLTPAKSSSDGTFKDRRVFKYNVALQPNVTRPYRANQRCVDTRLNKPEPQKTTSDPTAKDRKPVSSKTAVFVPPFRKNVKLESLGSSGLQDKTRAPGVFVSPFRKNNRLTREGSFKPSEDNYSPFISEMPTKTTSVPLPKYNPITDTGSDNAKESIKDPQNIDKTDRGDDCGHCLPVTLGGEDATAEESIAGQLAPDATGTLLDVVYDAECLQLARDMQDMRIRKKKRQTIRPLPGSLYLAKTSGVARLNLREAVGGWHPVQHTHKQLYGYGVHRHVWDISSESAEAFRFVCRHFFRREAFVEGCIQLADGGWLIPRNDGTAGKHEFHRALCDSPGVDPELISEDWVFNHYRWVVWKRACMERAFPEVMGSLCLTPEQVLLQLKYRYDLEVDNSKRSALRKIMERDDTAVKTLVLCVCGVVTKGHNPTRQSWSETKTKTPPGSAAGSKAKSSPVGLIWLTDGWYAIKAQLDVPLTAMLHRGRLAIGGKVLVHGAELVGSQDACSPLEAPDSLMLKIGANGTRAARWYTRLGFYSNPSPFLLPLSSLYSNGGPVGCVDIVVLRSYPTQWMEKKSDGGFVFRAGRAEEREARRHGNTKHRAMEILFAKIQTQFEKEEDVTKPFPPTEHHPTVCSKPRGRRRTLRGRDIETLLDGEELYDAVENDPVYLEGRLSEQQREALNSYRLCVGERRQEALQERFRQALESTREGEGRSCHNRDVTPIWKLSVADSRAKPGSNAVYLLNIWRPSMDLQSLLKEGCRYRAYQLSTSEGKKRAGNTSIQLTATKKTQFQNLQASAGWLSEIFQAREAVGFRVLLNRDLKPLCGEVDLVGYVISITDRQGQSPVVYLVDGWLDFVKVRCCSSLVQQGLEEVVKPLALVALSNLQLRAHPSSPTPIRSAIPGLYAGDLVSFSTNPKEPHLQEAAAQLRTLVQGQEHFFRTAEERLSNLVQVSVQCLPPLPWKAAKPDSRTTMTPQQSVRSVGPFTPLNSVVPPPPACFSGGDNKDPKSLKRKRGLDYLCRIPSPPPLCPLGTMTLPSPCVNKTFNTPRRAETHQILKTPLAPAPQHVHLPLEDEWVEDEELVMIDTQALHDGIERDT